Proteins from a single region of Echeneis naucrates chromosome 2, fEcheNa1.1, whole genome shotgun sequence:
- the LOC115051740 gene encoding major facilitator superfamily domain-containing protein 6 has product MAADDKVAILTDDEEDQKRRYVLEGPAGASGPPAAPPDSPPGQPPPSEPDSISCWRRMWLRVNSNLLISKIFYFFFYAAYGSLHPLLAVYYKQLGMSASRSGLLVGIRYFIEFCSAPFWGVVADRFKKGKAVLLFSVFCWLVFNCGIGFVKPAEIKCVETNVAATTMATPTTLSGSNTTDLRSSATLTRSRRSFLDLPHLSGLHRLERSADTNTSEANTTSTPTTSPAPTKAKEYQITYNQDQVETNFLLILLVIIIGEFFSAPAVTIVDTVTLQYLGKARDRYGLQRMWGSLGWGLAMLLVGIWIDHTHITVEIDGVGCKQPDSLHNYQIAFIVFGALMAVAFVVATQFYFERGSNYHPEPPGGVVEQTITESSSSDQIPISPSAPEEFLYSDLLKLLCSVRYSSVLFVAWFMGFGYGFVFSFLYWHLEDLKGTTTLFGICSILSHVSELAAYFTSHKFIELVGHVRVLYVGLACNTARYLYISYLENAWTVLPMEVLQGVTHASVWAACISFLSAAVPPALRTSAQGILQGLHLGLGRGCGAMVGGVFVNFFGAAATFRGIGMASLVILLIFAFIQCLTGEAEDKEDKILAENIPVPSSPVPIATIDLVQSHGGAGSPAPAQQAAALPVKKTKHQEDQEDVTQPAWVLSGSPWVTIAFAIVQIKEMMNMMKSGGPPPDTQPLQVPNERASTDSAAVDTTAASEPAPQPNTDHAHPSTAGQTES; this is encoded by the exons ATGGCAGCCGACGACAAGGTTGCCATCCTGACGGACGATGAGGAGGACCAGAAGCGGAGGTACGTGCTGGAGGGGCCGGCCGGAGCCTCCGGGCCTCCGGCGGCCCCCCCGGACTCACCGCCGGGACAGCCCCCACCGTCCGAGCCGGACTCcatcagctgctggaggaggatgTGGCTCCGCGTCAACAGCAACCTGCTCATCTCCAAGatcttctacttcttcttctacGCCGCCTACGGCTCGCTGCACCCGCTGCTGGCCGTGTACTACAAGCAGCTGGGCATGTCGGCCAGCCGCAGCGGGCTGCTGGTCGGCATCCGATACTTCATCGAGTTCTGCAGCGCCCCCTTCTGGGGCGTGGTGGCCGACCGCTTCAAGAAGGGGAAGGCCGTGCTGCTGTTCTCCGTCTTCTGCTGGCTGGTCTTCAACTGTGGCATCGGGTTTGTCAAACCGGCAGAGATCAAGTGCGTGGAGACAAACGTAGCTGCCACGACGATGGCGACGCCGACGACTCTCTCTGGCAGCAACACCACGGACCTGAGGAGCTCCGCCACGCTCACCAGGAGTCGCCGGAGCTTTCTGGACCTCCCACACCTGAGCGGGCTGCACAGGCTTGAACGGAGCGCTGACACCAACACGAGTGAGGCTaacaccacctccacccccaccacctcaCCGGCTCCTACCAAGGCCAAGGAGTACCAGATCACCTACaaccaggaccaggtggagaccaacttcctcctcatcctgctcGTCATCATCATCGGAGAGTTCTTCAGCGCTCCGGCCGTCACCATCGTGGACACCGTCACCCTGCAGTACCTGGGGAAGGCCCGAGACCGCTACGGCCTGCAGAGGATGTGGGGCTCCCTGGGCTGGGGTCTGGCCATGCTGCTCGTGGGCATCTGGATcgaccacacacacatcaccgtGGAGATCGATGGCGTCGGCTGCAAACAGCCGGACTCCCTGCACAACTACCAGATCGCCTTCATCGTCTTTGGCGCGCTGATGGCCGTCGCCTTTGTTGTTGCCACgcagttttactttgaaagagGCAGCAACTACCACCCTGAGCCTCCAGGGGGTGTGGTGGAGCAGACCATCACAGAGTCCAGCTCCTCGGACCAGATTCCCATCAGCCCCAGCGCCCCCGAGGAGTTCCTCTACAGCGAcctcctgaagctgctgtgcaGCGTGCGCTACAGCTCGGTGCTCTTCGTCGCCTGGTTCATGGGCTTCGGCTACGGCTTCGTCTTCAGCTTCCTCTACTGGCACCTGGAGGACCTGAAGGGGACCACCACGCTGTTCGGCATCTGCTCCATCCTGAGCCACGTCTCCGAGCTCGCCGCTTATTTCACCAGCCACAAGTTCATCGAGCTGGTCGGACACGTCAG AGTCCTGTACGTCGGCCTGGCCTGTAACACAGCTCGGTACCTGTACATCTCCTACCTGGAGAACGCCTGGACTGTGCTGCCCATGGAGGTGCTTCAAG GTGTGACCCACGCCTCAGTTTGGGCAGCCTGCATCTCCTTCCTGAGCGCTGCCGTCCCCCCAGCCCTGAGGACGTCGGCCCAGGGGATCCTGCAGGGCCTCCACCTCGGTCTGGGCCGCGGCTGTGGAGCCATGGTTGGGGGGGTGTTCGTCAATTTCTTTG GCGCTGCAGCCACGTTCAGAGGCATCGGCATGGCTTCCCtcgtcatcctcctcatcttcgcCTTCATCCAATGTCTGACTGGAGAGGCTGAGGACAAAG AGGACAAAATCTTGGCAGAGAACATCCCGGTTCCCTCCAGCCCGGTCCCCATCGCCACCATCGACCTGGTGCAGAGCCACGGCGGTGCTGGTAGTCCGGCCCCTGCACAGCAGGCCGCCGCCTTGCCAGTGAAGAAGACCAAGCACCAGGAGGATCAGGAGGACGTGACTCAGCCTGCCTGGGTGCTCTCAGGATCCCCCTGGGTCACCATCGCCTTCGCCATTGTCCAGATCAAAGAAATGATGAACATGATGAAGAGTGGAGGACCGCCGCCAGACACTCAACCGCTGCAG GTGCCTAATGAGAGGGCGTCGACGGACAGCGCGGCGGTGGACACGACAGCCGCCTCCGAACCGGCACCACAACCCAACACAGACCACGCCCACCCATCCACAGCCGGCCAGACTGAGTCCTGA